One genomic window of Evansella cellulosilytica DSM 2522 includes the following:
- a CDS encoding alpha/beta fold hydrolase, producing MSLTKLLHHQIYFNKKTNSASWVVLLHGIGGNSKIWFKQLKQFRKHYHVIAIDLPGHYPNSTMEEWENEFSIEKCTDMIIDVLNEHQIEKAHFVGVSLGSVIIHQIVKRHKDRVNSAVLGGMILQFNLFSRFLIFAGHSLKKILPYMWLYQLFAHIMMPKNNHKQSRAMFITEAKKMHRVEFLRWFKLTRQVQETSENIEEYDVPRLYISGSEDHLFINELKKNMVNDHFGELIEIDNCGHVCNVEKSEEFNFHALSFLGQFSNKKGA from the coding sequence ATGTCTTTAACGAAATTATTACATCATCAAATTTATTTTAATAAAAAAACGAACTCCGCGTCATGGGTCGTTCTTCTTCATGGTATCGGAGGTAATTCAAAAATATGGTTTAAGCAATTAAAGCAATTTAGAAAACATTATCATGTTATTGCTATAGATTTACCAGGTCACTATCCAAATTCGACAATGGAAGAATGGGAAAACGAATTTTCCATTGAAAAATGTACAGATATGATTATCGACGTTTTAAATGAGCACCAAATTGAAAAAGCACATTTTGTAGGTGTTTCCTTAGGTTCGGTTATCATTCATCAAATTGTGAAGCGACATAAAGATAGAGTGAATTCAGCAGTATTAGGCGGTATGATACTTCAGTTTAATCTATTTTCTAGATTTTTAATATTCGCTGGTCACTCCCTAAAAAAGATACTTCCTTATATGTGGCTTTATCAATTATTTGCTCATATTATGATGCCTAAAAATAATCATAAGCAATCACGGGCGATGTTTATTACTGAAGCGAAGAAAATGCATAGAGTTGAATTTTTAAGGTGGTTTAAGCTTACTAGACAAGTGCAAGAAACCTCTGAAAATATAGAAGAATATGATGTGCCGCGTCTATACATTTCTGGAAGTGAAGATCACCTATTTATTAATGAGTTGAAGAAAAACATGGTAAACGACCATTTTGGAGAGTTAATAGAAATTGATAACTGTGGTCATGTTTGTAATGTAGAAAAAAGTGAGGAATTTAACTTTCATGCACTATCCTTTTTAGGACAATTCTCAAATAAAAAAGGTGCATAA
- a CDS encoding glutaredoxin family protein, protein MENVIVVYTSSGCSYCEKVKNLLEEQEVDFVEKNISESETFFKEWRTKEVLGTPSTFLNEEEVVGFDKNKLIQLVEKYKEVVKN, encoded by the coding sequence ATGGAAAATGTCATTGTCGTCTATACAAGCTCAGGATGCTCATACTGTGAGAAAGTAAAGAATTTACTAGAAGAACAAGAAGTAGACTTTGTGGAAAAAAATATTTCTGAGAGTGAGACATTCTTTAAAGAGTGGCGTACAAAAGAAGTATTAGGGACACCTTCAACATTTTTAAACGAGGAAGAAGTAGTTGGCTTTGATAAAAATAAGCTTATTCAATTAGTCGAAAAATATAAAGAGGTAGTAAAAAACTGA
- a CDS encoding Hsp20/alpha crystallin family protein, with protein MMNQDNKKNSLQPFRERPFGDILQSIDSFFQDAVKHLKAPRFIPIYQYETEQEYIVEAELPGVNKEQLTLDIYHNYIKISILSEEIIREENDKEQIVKQSSRFERSERVVELPFAVNESEVKAKLQDGLLKIRIPNKRKKIKID; from the coding sequence ATGATGAATCAGGATAATAAGAAAAATTCCTTACAACCGTTTCGTGAGCGGCCATTTGGTGATATTTTGCAATCCATTGATTCCTTTTTTCAAGATGCCGTTAAGCACCTAAAAGCTCCTCGGTTCATACCTATATACCAATATGAAACCGAACAAGAGTATATTGTTGAAGCAGAGCTACCTGGTGTAAACAAAGAACAATTAACACTCGATATTTATCATAATTACATCAAAATCTCTATTTTATCAGAGGAAATTATTCGAGAAGAAAACGATAAGGAACAAATTGTCAAACAAAGCAGCCGATTTGAGCGCTCAGAAAGAGTCGTAGAATTACCTTTTGCCGTCAACGAATCGGAAGTGAAAGCAAAATTGCAAGATGGGTTACTAAAAATCCGCATTCCAAATAAGCGTAAAAAAATCAAAATAGATTAA
- a CDS encoding ABC transporter ATP-binding protein has protein sequence MYAVDLKNVLKRFSNGSDMTVLFNNMNLHVSEGELVVITGGKQSGKSTLLRMIAAMTPPNKGSVTVFGENLLSIKQRTEWRLQNIGFITNEGCLIPYLTAKQNLLLGISPNDPKYVEVESRAVEILRHLGLSDEKMNESFEGLSSKEQIITTIGRIFMTNPKLILADDPTNELSDNDGQEVLNQLMRYAKKHCSTIIIASNDPCIMESADRVFELENCQLQEKDTAV, from the coding sequence ATGTATGCTGTTGATCTAAAAAACGTGTTAAAGAGATTTTCTAACGGTTCCGATATGACTGTTTTATTCAACAATATGAATCTACACGTATCTGAGGGGGAACTTGTAGTTATTACTGGTGGAAAACAATCTGGCAAATCAACATTACTACGCATGATTGCGGCAATGACACCACCAAACAAAGGGTCTGTCACTGTATTTGGTGAGAATTTATTATCCATTAAACAACGTACCGAATGGAGACTACAAAACATTGGGTTTATTACGAACGAAGGTTGTCTTATCCCATATTTAACGGCAAAACAAAACTTGTTATTAGGTATCTCGCCCAACGACCCAAAATATGTTGAAGTCGAATCCCGTGCTGTCGAGATTTTGCGACATTTAGGCTTATCAGATGAAAAAATGAATGAGTCCTTTGAAGGGTTAAGCTCAAAAGAGCAAATCATTACTACTATTGGACGTATTTTTATGACAAACCCAAAACTCATCCTAGCTGATGACCCTACAAACGAATTGTCTGACAATGACGGTCAAGAGGTTTTAAATCAACTCATGCGCTATGCAAAAAAACATTGTTCAACTATCATTATTGCTAGTAACGACCCTTGTATTATGGAAAGTGCTGATCGTGTGTTTGAACTTGAGAACTGCCAACTTCAAGAAAAAGATACTGCAGTATAA
- the nfsA gene encoding oxygen-insensitive NADPH nitroreductase → MNDVIETILNHRSIRSFVDEPLCSEQIKTIVRAAQMASTSSYIQAYTIIGVKNKTTKATLAELAGNQPYVEKNGHFFLFCADLHRHEVSGKIENVNVSKSLESTEKLLVSIVDASLAAQNATLAAESMGLGICYIGGIRNNIDKVAELLKLPSYVIPLFGLAVGVPEKDTEQKPRLPFDNIYHEEEYLQDETTYINHLDEYNKTVSAYYERRTKGKRSDRWTEQMADMLKEAKRTHMKTFLQNKGFMRD, encoded by the coding sequence ATGAATGATGTTATCGAAACAATACTTAATCACCGTTCCATTCGTAGCTTCGTAGACGAGCCGCTATGTAGCGAGCAAATTAAAACAATAGTAAGAGCTGCACAAATGGCATCAACTTCAAGCTACATACAAGCATACACCATTATTGGTGTGAAAAATAAAACGACTAAAGCAACTCTTGCAGAACTTGCTGGAAACCAACCTTATGTAGAAAAAAACGGACATTTCTTTCTTTTTTGTGCTGATTTACACCGCCATGAGGTTTCAGGAAAAATAGAGAATGTGAATGTTTCTAAGTCTTTAGAAAGTACTGAAAAGCTTCTCGTTTCTATCGTTGATGCATCTCTTGCTGCACAAAATGCAACATTAGCAGCAGAATCAATGGGACTTGGTATTTGTTATATTGGTGGTATAAGAAACAATATTGACAAAGTTGCCGAGTTGTTAAAGCTCCCTTCCTATGTCATCCCTTTATTCGGATTAGCGGTTGGTGTACCAGAAAAAGATACAGAACAAAAACCACGATTACCTTTTGATAATATTTACCATGAAGAAGAGTATCTTCAAGATGAAACAACGTACATCAATCATTTAGACGAATATAATAAAACAGTTTCAGCTTATTATGAGAGACGTACAAAAGGAAAACGGTCAGACCGTTGGACAGAGCAAATGGCTGACATGCTAAAGGAAGCAAAGCGTACGCATATGAAAACCTTCCTTCAAAATAAAGGGTTTATGAGAGATTAA
- a CDS encoding YppG family protein — protein MVFHPNHVRNYRQPNHNVYPPQYPPQQMYWQQPIQQQAQAPLQQRPQQQGFNGGNLAQAQGFQQPQPPQPPKPKSSFMNAFKNEEGKFDFEKTSTTIDQVMKVGNQISPIVKSVGSIFGTKK, from the coding sequence ATGGTTTTTCATCCTAACCATGTAAGAAACTATCGTCAACCAAATCATAACGTGTACCCACCACAATATCCTCCACAGCAGATGTATTGGCAGCAACCTATTCAGCAGCAGGCACAAGCACCTCTACAACAGCGACCACAACAACAAGGGTTTAATGGAGGTAATTTGGCTCAAGCTCAAGGGTTTCAGCAACCGCAACCCCCACAACCACCGAAGCCAAAGTCAAGCTTCATGAACGCCTTTAAAAACGAAGAAGGTAAATTTGATTTTGAAAAAACATCCACAACGATTGACCAAGTGATGAAAGTAGGTAACCAAATTAGTCCTATTGTTAAATCCGTGGGTAGCATATTTGGTACAAAAAAATAA
- a CDS encoding mechanosensitive ion channel family protein has protein sequence MTEIEETEEITDPIEMSDFLFDWTEIGIAVAIIILFYVFRKLFTKYIFKLIVRMFKTVKSEVITNVLLAYEQPLRVFFTMIGFFVAFNYLPFPEVFDDPVKAIFMSFIVVLVAWGLFNLSGTTSQLFVKVGQKLNVEEDDILLPFVSKLLRFFISAMAIAIIADLFGFNVNGFVAGLGLGGLAFALAAQDSISNFFGGVVIITEKPFTTGDWIITPSVEGTVEDISFRSTKVRTFAQALVTVPNSTLANEAITNMTQMGKRQITFKLGVTYSTSKEKVERCVERIDAMLRNHDDVDQETIMVRFTDFNESSLDIFLYFFTRTTAWVEHLKVKEDINLKIMNILQEESVSVAFPSRSIYMENQKDNK, from the coding sequence TTGACAGAAATTGAAGAAACCGAAGAAATAACAGACCCTATAGAAATGTCAGATTTTTTATTTGATTGGACAGAAATAGGTATTGCGGTTGCAATTATTATCCTATTTTATGTCTTTAGGAAGCTGTTCACAAAATACATATTTAAACTTATTGTAAGAATGTTTAAAACAGTGAAAAGTGAAGTGATAACGAATGTGCTACTCGCGTATGAACAGCCACTAAGAGTGTTTTTTACGATGATTGGTTTTTTCGTAGCATTTAATTACTTACCTTTTCCTGAAGTTTTTGATGATCCTGTCAAAGCTATATTCATGTCATTTATCGTTGTTTTAGTTGCCTGGGGATTATTTAACTTGTCAGGTACAACGTCCCAGCTTTTCGTAAAAGTAGGGCAAAAACTTAATGTTGAAGAGGATGATATATTACTGCCATTTGTATCAAAACTGTTACGTTTCTTTATTTCAGCTATGGCAATTGCCATTATTGCTGACTTATTTGGATTTAATGTGAACGGTTTTGTAGCTGGGTTAGGACTCGGAGGCTTAGCCTTTGCATTGGCAGCACAAGATTCCATTAGCAACTTCTTCGGTGGCGTTGTCATTATAACTGAAAAACCATTTACGACAGGAGATTGGATTATCACTCCAAGTGTAGAAGGAACCGTTGAAGATATTTCTTTCAGAAGCACGAAGGTTCGTACTTTTGCACAAGCATTAGTGACAGTTCCTAATTCCACATTGGCTAACGAAGCAATAACTAACATGACACAAATGGGGAAACGACAAATAACTTTTAAGTTAGGTGTCACTTACAGTACGTCTAAAGAAAAAGTCGAACGCTGTGTGGAACGGATTGATGCGATGCTACGAAATCATGATGACGTTGATCAGGAAACGATCATGGTTCGTTTTACAGATTTTAATGAAAGTAGCTTAGATATCTTTCTTTACTTTTTTACGCGCACAACGGCTTGGGTTGAGCATCTAAAGGTTAAAGAAGATATTAACTTAAAAATTATGAATATTTTACAGGAGGAATCTGTTTCTGTCGCATTTCCAAGTAGGAGTATTTATATGGAAAATCAAAAAGACAATAAGTAA
- a CDS encoding PadR family transcriptional regulator: protein MDIKHDQWIVQLKKGVYELAILLLIRKKAMYGYELTQRLNQVPLFTLAEGSIYPILKRMVTKQWIESYWQESADGPRRKYYEITEEGKVVVELRMNDYKELYKALEHLKEGNDVKDN, encoded by the coding sequence ATGGATATTAAACATGATCAGTGGATTGTTCAGTTAAAAAAAGGTGTATATGAATTAGCCATTCTTTTACTCATTCGAAAGAAAGCGATGTATGGATATGAGTTGACCCAACGCTTAAATCAGGTTCCATTATTTACATTAGCGGAAGGATCTATTTATCCAATATTAAAAAGAATGGTTACAAAGCAATGGATTGAATCGTATTGGCAGGAATCTGCCGATGGACCGAGGAGAAAGTATTACGAGATCACAGAGGAAGGGAAAGTAGTCGTAGAGCTTCGAATGAATGATTATAAAGAGCTTTATAAAGCTTTGGAGCATTTAAAGGAGGGGAACGATGTCAAGGACAACTAA
- a CDS encoding S-ribosylhomocysteine lyase translates to MTKKMNVESFNLDHTKVVAPYVRLAGTTEGVNGDKIFKYDIRFCQPNKEHMKMPGLHSLEHLMAELSRNHHSQIVDISPMGCQTGFYLSIINDESYENVLNLLEKTLNDVLEATEVPACNEVQCGWAASHSLDGAKEIAEKMLAKKDEWTQVFSEEV, encoded by the coding sequence ATGACGAAGAAAATGAACGTAGAAAGCTTTAACTTAGATCATACAAAAGTGGTTGCACCATATGTGCGCTTAGCTGGTACGACAGAAGGCGTAAATGGAGATAAAATCTTTAAATATGACATTCGTTTCTGTCAACCGAATAAAGAGCATATGAAAATGCCAGGTCTTCACTCTTTAGAGCATTTAATGGCTGAACTGAGTCGAAATCACCATTCTCAAATTGTTGACATTAGTCCAATGGGGTGCCAAACTGGCTTCTACCTATCTATTATTAATGATGAAAGCTATGAGAATGTGTTAAACTTACTAGAAAAAACATTAAACGATGTACTTGAAGCAACTGAAGTTCCAGCATGTAATGAAGTACAATGCGGTTGGGCTGCATCCCACTCATTAGATGGGGCAAAAGAAATAGCGGAAAAAATGCTCGCTAAAAAAGACGAATGGACACAAGTTTTTTCTGAAGAAGTATAG
- a CDS encoding DUF4190 domain-containing protein, translating to MSRTTNPTIRQYLHDLSNELTYLSTEERRQQVLEIEGHLQSLVEEKKAQGKSDIDAAEEALEEFLPVDRLAEQIIDEVEISQVVKERNNGAVEERTLDDKQNGKAIAGLVLGICSIVFIIFWLFGIIIAVVGLVFSLLGLSEIKRTKQRGRKMAIAGLVCSIIGLLLPILLIIFSLSAYSNLSI from the coding sequence ATGTCAAGGACAACTAATCCAACTATTCGGCAATACTTACATGATTTATCTAATGAACTTACATATTTATCAACAGAGGAAAGAAGGCAACAAGTGTTAGAGATTGAAGGACACCTACAATCATTAGTAGAAGAGAAAAAAGCGCAAGGTAAATCGGATATAGATGCTGCAGAGGAGGCATTAGAGGAATTTTTACCTGTTGATAGGTTAGCCGAACAAATTATTGATGAAGTGGAGATCTCTCAAGTTGTAAAAGAAAGAAATAACGGTGCTGTCGAAGAACGTACTTTAGATGACAAACAGAATGGAAAAGCAATTGCTGGGCTTGTACTAGGAATTTGCTCTATCGTTTTTATTATTTTTTGGTTATTTGGGATCATAATCGCTGTCGTCGGCTTAGTGTTTAGTTTATTAGGCTTGAGTGAGATTAAGCGTACGAAACAGAGAGGAAGGAAAATGGCGATAGCAGGGTTAGTTTGCAGCATTATTGGACTTCTTTTACCGATCCTACTTATAATTTTTTCTTTATCAGCGTATTCAAACTTAAGTATATGA
- a CDS encoding MGDG synthase family glycosyltransferase, which produces MPKRMVIFSISVGHGHHQVSRAIKEEWEDRGYEAEIVDIFSYMKNSHASLIRQAYFNCINRLPKLWDWTYHVTNLSYTPIMLSACYYFLWKSLYLYCKERKFDVIVTTHPLATQVGLFIKKKQFNRPKVFAVLTDFSTHKMSISKGLDAMFIAEKSELLTIKRNGIPVYSYGIPLIKRWDESRPRETLRRVLKLPDNQYVIVVSGGGEGYYCKKLIMELLNNNDIPAHVIWFMGKSVNKCPEPLTLTNGTTIRFLPFCENYSEYVKAADFFISKPGGVSMAEAIRWKIPTGILSPLPGQEKVNQTVLVKYPNIVVLNSKTVLSKIIEELNSEETKATFVEPSRTKIIDKLIEHIQLAGEECEKEETKKGFSAIFSKKQWSS; this is translated from the coding sequence ATGCCTAAACGAATGGTTATTTTTTCAATATCAGTGGGTCATGGCCATCATCAGGTGAGTCGTGCAATAAAGGAAGAATGGGAAGATAGAGGGTATGAAGCAGAAATTGTCGATATTTTTTCCTATATGAAAAATTCGCATGCATCATTAATAAGACAAGCTTATTTCAACTGTATTAACCGATTACCGAAGTTATGGGATTGGACGTACCACGTAACGAATTTATCATATACACCGATCATGTTAAGCGCCTGTTATTACTTTTTGTGGAAAAGTCTTTATCTTTACTGTAAAGAAAGAAAGTTTGATGTGATTGTAACGACACACCCATTAGCTACTCAAGTAGGTCTTTTTATTAAGAAAAAACAATTTAATCGTCCAAAAGTGTTTGCAGTGCTTACTGATTTTTCTACACATAAGATGTCAATAAGTAAAGGGTTAGATGCCATGTTTATTGCAGAGAAGAGTGAATTGTTGACGATAAAGAGAAATGGCATCCCTGTTTATTCTTACGGCATCCCATTAATTAAAAGGTGGGATGAATCTAGGCCAAGGGAAACGCTTCGAAGAGTGTTGAAGCTCCCCGATAATCAGTATGTCATAGTAGTATCAGGTGGTGGAGAAGGATATTATTGTAAGAAATTAATAATGGAGCTGTTGAACAATAATGACATTCCTGCCCACGTTATTTGGTTTATGGGTAAAAGTGTCAATAAGTGTCCCGAGCCGTTGACTTTGACTAATGGCACGACTATTCGTTTTTTACCGTTTTGTGAAAACTATAGTGAATATGTGAAAGCGGCTGATTTCTTTATTTCGAAACCAGGCGGAGTATCCATGGCCGAAGCGATTCGATGGAAAATTCCTACAGGAATCCTATCTCCATTACCTGGACAAGAAAAGGTTAACCAAACCGTTCTTGTAAAATATCCCAACATCGTTGTTTTAAATAGTAAAACGGTGCTTAGTAAAATCATCGAGGAATTAAATAGTGAAGAAACAAAAGCAACTTTTGTTGAACCGTCACGAACGAAAATTATCGATAAATTGATTGAACACATTCAACTAGCTGGTGAAGAATGCGAAAAAGAAGAGACTAAAAAGGGATTTAGTGCAATTTTTAGCAAAAAACAGTGGTCTTCCTAA